A window of Citrus sinensis cultivar Valencia sweet orange chromosome 7, DVS_A1.0, whole genome shotgun sequence contains these coding sequences:
- the LOC102608073 gene encoding leucine-rich repeat receptor-like serine/threonine-protein kinase BAM1, giving the protein MRLLLLLLLLLLLLHISQSRTVPEYKALLSIKSSITDDPQSSLAAWNATTSHCTWPGVTCDSRRHVTSLDLSGLNLSGALSPDVAHLRFLQNLSVAANQLSGPIPPEISALSSLRLLNLSNNVFNGSFPPQLSQLASLQVLDLYNNNMTGDLPLAVTQLRNLRHLHLGGNFFSGQIPPEYGIWEFLEYLAVSGNELGGKIPGEIGNLTKLQQLYIGYYNSYTGGLPPEIGNLSSLVRFDAANCGLSGEIPTDIGRLQNLDTLFLQVNALSGPLTTELGYLKSLKSMDLSNNIFTGEIPASFAELKNLTLLNLFRNKLHGAIPEFIGVMPRLEVLQLWENNFTGSIPQRLGSNGKLRILDLSSNKLTGTLPPDMCAGNCLQTLITLGNFLFGPIPESLGKCDSLSRMRMGENFLNGSIPKGLFGLPSLSQVELQDNYLTGQFPVSDSISVNLGQICLSNNQLSGSLPASIGKFSGVQKLLLDGNKFSGQIPAEIGKLQQLSKMDFSHNKFSGRIAPEISQCKLLTFVDLSRNELSGEIPNQLTGMRILNYLNLSRNHLVGSIPASIASMQSLTSVDFSYNNLSGLVPGTGQFSYFNYTSFLGNSELCGPYLGPCKDGVANGTHQPHVKGPLSASVKLLLVVGLLVCSIAFAVAAIIKARSLKKASESRAWKLTAFQRLDFTCDDVLDCLKEDNIIGKGGAGIVYKGLMPNGDQVAVKRLPAMSRGSSHDHGFNAEIQTLGRIRHRHIVRLLGFCSNHETNLLVYEYMPNGSLGEVLHGKKGGHLHWDTRYKIAVEAAKGLCYLHHDCSPLIVHRDVKSNNILLDSGFEAHVADFGLAKFLQDSGTSECMSAIAGSYGYIAPEYAYTLKVDEKSDVYSFGVVLLELITGRKPVGEFGDGVDIVQWVRKMTDSKKEGVLKILDPRLPSVPLHEVMHVFYVAMLCVEEQAVERPTMREVVQILTELPKPPTSKQGEESLPPSGTTSLDSPNASNKDQKDHQRPAPPQSPPPDLLSI; this is encoded by the exons ATGAgactcctcctcctcctcctccttctCCTCCTCTTACTCCACATTTCTCAATCCCGCACGGTCCCGGAATACAAAGCCCTACTCTCTATCAAATCCTCAATTACCGACGACCCCCAATCATCCCTCGCCGCGTGGAACGCCACCACCAGCCACTGCACCTGGCCTGGCGTCACCTGCGACTCCCGACGTCACGTCACTTCCTTGGACCTGTCTGGTCTCAACCTCTCCGGCGCTCTCTCCCCCGACGTGGCCCACCTCCGCTTCCTCCAGAACCTCTCCGTCGCCGCCAACCAGCTCTCCGGCCCCATTCCCCCGGAGATCTCCGCCCTCTCCTCTCTCCGCCTCCTGAACCTCTCCAACAATGTCTTCAACGGCTCATTCCCACCCCAGCTGTCACAGCTTGCTAGCTTACAAGTACTCGACTTGTATAACAACAACATGACCGGTGACTTGCCGCTTGCTGTTACCCAGCTGAGAAACTTGCGCCACTTGCATCTCGGTGGCAACTTTTTCTCCGGTCAGATCCCGCCGGAGTACGGCATCTGGGAGTTTCTGGAATACTTGGCGGTTTCCGGTAACGAACTCGGAGGCAAAATCCCCGGCGAAATCGGTAACCTAACGAAGCTGCAGCAGCTGTACATTGGTTATTACAACAGCTACACCGGCGGTTTGCCTCCGGAAATCGGAAACTTATCGTCGTTGGTCCGATTCGACGCTGCCAACTGTGGGCTTTCTGGTGAAATACCGACCGATATAGGGAGGTTGCAAAACTTGGACACTCTGTTTCTTCAAGTGAACGCTCTGTCTGGGCCATTAACAACAGAGCTGGGTTATTTAAAGAGCCTGAAGTCCATGGATTTGTCAAACAATATATTTACTGGCGAGATACCGGCATCATTTGCCGAGTTGAAGAACTTGACGCTATTGAATCTGTTTAGAAACAAGCTTCACGGGGCAATCCCCGAGTTTATCGGCGTTATGCCGCGGCTTGAGGTGTTACAGTTGTGGGAAAATAACTTTACTGGGAGCATTCCTCAAAGGTTGGGGTCAAATGGCAAGTTGAGAATTCTTGATCTTTCGTCTAACAAATTGACAGGAACTTTGCCACCTGATATGTGTGCTGGTAACTGCTTGCAAACTTTAATCACTTTGGGGAACTTTTTGTTTGGTCCGATTCCTGAATCCTTGGGGAAATGTGACTCGTTGAGTCGGATGCGTATGGGAGAGAATTTTCTTAACGGATCTATACCTAAAGGTCTGTTCGGGTTGCCCAGTCTTAGTCAAGTGGAGCTGCAGGATAATTATTTAACGGGCCAGTTTCCCGTGTCTGATTCTATCTCGGTCAATCTGGGTCAAATTTGTTTGTCTAACAACCAACTTTCGGGTTCGTTACCGGCGAGTATTGGGAAATTTTCTGGTGTCCAGAAGCTTTTGCTTGATGGGAACAAGTTCTCGGGCCAAATCCCGGCCGAGATTGGCAAATTACAGCAGCTTTCGAAGATGGATTTTAGTCACAACAAGTTTTCGGGTAGGATTGCGCCAGAGATTAGCCAATGTAAGCTCTTAACTTTTGTTGATCTCAGCAGAAATGAACTTTCTGGGGAGATCCCGAATCAGCTCACGGGTATGAGGATCTTGAATTATCTGAATTTGTCAAGAAATCACCTTGTCGGTAGCATCCCTGCATCTATAGCAAGTATGCAAAGTTTAACTAGTGTTGATTTTTCCTACAACAATCTTTCCGGTTTAGTTCCTGGAACTGGTCAGTTTAGTTACTTTAATTACACCTCGTTTTTGGGTAATTCTGAACTCTGCGGTCCTTATCTGGGGCCTTGTAAGGATGGTGTTGCTAATGGCACCCACCAGCCACATGTTAAAGGTCCATTATCTGCTTCTGTGAAGTTGTTACTTGTTGTTGGATTGCTTGTCTGCTCCATTGCTTTCGCAGTCGCTGCAATCATCAAGGCAAGATCACTGAAGAAGGCTAGTGAGTCTCGTGCTTGGAAATTGACTGCCTTCCAGCGCTTGGACTTCACTTGTGATGATGTTCTTGATTGCTTAAAGGAGGATAATATAATTGGCAAAGGAGGTGCAGGGATTGTTTACAAGGGGCTTATGCCTAATGGTGATCAAGTTGCTGTTAAAAGACTGCCTGCGATGAGCCGGGGTTCTTCTCATGATCATGGATTCAATGCTGAGATACAAACTTTGGGGAGGATTAGACATAGGCACATTGTAAGGTTATTGGGATTCTGTTCTAATCATGAGACCAACCTTTTGGTCTATGAGTACATGCCGAATGGTAGCTTGGGGGAGGTTCTTCATGGCAAGAAAGGAGGCCATTTGCACTGGGATACTAGGTATAAGATTGCTGTGGAGGCTGCTAAGGGGCTTTGCTATCTTCATCATGATTGTTCACCATTGATTGTTCATCGTGATGTCAAATCAAACAACATCCTCCTCGATTCTGGTTTTGAAGCTCATGTTGCTGATTTTGGCCTGGCTAAATTCTTGCAAGATTCAGGCACATCAGAGTGCATGTCTGCTATTGCCGGTTCTTATGGATATATTGCTCCAG AATATGCTTACACGTTGAAGGTCGATGAGAAGAGTGACGTGTATAGCTTTGGTGTAGTCCTCTTGGAACTAATTACTGGCAGGAAACCAGTTGGAGAATTTGGTGATGGTGTGGACATAGTTCAGTGGGTTCGAAAAATGACAGACTCCAAGAAGGAAGGAGTTCTTAAAATACTAGATCCACGACTCCCCTCTGTTCCTCTCCATGAGGTGATGCATGTGTTTTACGTTGCAATGCTCTGTGTCGAAGAACAGGCTGTAGAGCGCCCAACAATGCGTGAAGTGGTTCAAATTCTAACAGAGCTGCCAAAGCCTCCTACCTCGAAACAGGGTGAAGAGTCCTTGCCACCATCAGGCACAACTAGTCTAGACTCACCTAACGCTTCAAATAAGGACCAGAAAGATCATCAACGGCCAGCACCACCTCAATCTCCACCACCAGATCTTCTTAGCATTTGA
- the LOC102608370 gene encoding malate dehydrogenase, glyoxysomal has protein sequence MQQPTSGANQRIARIAAHLHPPTLQIEGESSGLGRMDCRAKGGSPGFKVAVLGAAGGIGQPLAMLMKINPLVSVLHLYDVVNTPGVTADISHMDTNAVVRGFLGQQQLEDALTGMDIVIIPAGVPRKPGMTRDDLFNINAGIVKTLCEGIAKCCPKAIVNLISNPVNSTVPIAAEVFKKVGTYDPKRLLGVTMLDVVRANTFVAEVLGLDPREVDVPVVGGHAGVTILPLLSQVKPSCSLTPTEIDYLTDRIQNGGTEVVEAKAGAGSATLSMAYAAAKFADACLRGLRGDASVIECAYVASTVTELPFFASKVRLGRAGIEEIYSLGPLNEYERAGLEKAKKELAGSIQKGVSFVRK, from the exons ATGCAGCAGCCAACTTCAGGAGCAAATCAACGCATTGCGAGAATCGCTGCTCATCTCCATCCACCAACTCTCCAG ATAGAGGGAGAGAGTTCGGGTTTGGGGCGGATGGATTGCAGGGCAAAAGGCGGGTCGCCCGGATTCAAGGTGGCTGTATTGGGAGCTGCTGGAGGGATTGGACAGCCTCTGGCTATGTTGATGAAGATCAATCCCTTGGTTTCAGTTCTTCATCTTTATGATGTTGTCAATACTCCTGGGGTTACTGCCGATATCAGTCACATGGATACAAATGCTGTG GTACGAGGATTTTTGGGGCAACAGCAATTGGAGGATGCCCTCACGGGCATGGACATTGTAATCATTCCCGCTGGTGTTCCTAGGAAACCTGGAATGACTAGGGATGATCTGTTCAATATCAATGCCGGAATTGTTAAGACCCTTTGTGAAGGAATAGCTAAGTGCTGTCCAAAAGCTATTGTGAACTTGATTAGTAATCCTGTTAACTCCACAGTTCCAATTGCTGCTGAAGTTTTCAAGAAAGTTGGCACTTATGATCCAAAGCGACTTTTGGGAGTCACAATGCTTGATGTTGTTCGAGCCAATACTTTTGTG GCTGAGGTCTTGGGTCTTGACCCCAGGGAAGTTGATGTTCCAGTTGTGGGAGGTCATGCTGGGGTTACTATTTTACCTCTTTTATCTCAG GTTAAACCATCATGCTCTCTCACCCCTACAGAAATTGACTACTTGACAGATCGTATCCAGAATGGTGGTACAGAAGTAGTTGAG GCAAAAGCTGGAGCTGGTTCGGCCACTCTATCCATG GCATATGCTGCTGCCAAGTTTGCAGATGCTTGTCTCCGAGGTTTGAGGGGGGATGCCAGTGTTATTGAGTGTGCATACGTGGCTTCTACG GTGACTGAACTCCCTTTCTTTGCATCCAAGGTACGGCTTGGCCGTGCTGGAATTGAGGAAATTTACTCACTTGGCCCATTGAATGAGTATGAGag GGCTGGTTTGGAGAAGGCAAAGAAAGAGTTAGCGGGAAGCATTCAGAAGGGAGTCAGTTTTGTCAGGAAATGA